A single window of Candidatus Omnitrophota bacterium DNA harbors:
- the pdxA gene encoding 4-hydroxythreonine-4-phosphate dehydrogenase PdxA → MLLYRSNNTRRQPRPRVAVTIGDPFGVGPEIVLKTLANRKLRALADFIIVGDSSVISAALRLPGVPAGLPRGVSVADPYIIAPSKVKFGRQSKLSGAASLAYLDLALKLIKEKKADCLVNAPLSKEAVSSAFPRINFIGHTEYIADKFKTADFAMMLIGGPLKVTLVTRHIPVRAVSKAVTKEEIIKAIKLSHGVLTCYFGIAEPRIGVASLNPHGGEGGKIGTEEIKIITPAVNEAKRHFKNIIGPVSSEALFYMAYRRKLDCVVAMYHDQGLTPLKMIARDTSINITLGLPFVRTSPGHGTAFDIAGKGIANHRPLTESVKLAIDIFKKKKG, encoded by the coding sequence AAATAATACTCGCAGGCAGCCGCGTCCGCGGGTCGCCGTAACCATCGGCGACCCTTTTGGCGTAGGGCCCGAGATAGTCTTAAAAACACTCGCGAACCGTAAGTTGCGTGCGCTTGCCGATTTTATTATCGTGGGCGACAGCTCGGTCATTTCCGCCGCGTTAAGGCTCCCCGGAGTCCCGGCGGGGCTCCCTCGGGGAGTCTCTGTTGCAGACCCGTATATTATCGCTCCCAGCAAGGTGAAATTCGGCCGCCAGTCCAAACTTTCCGGCGCGGCCTCACTGGCCTATCTCGATCTCGCCCTCAAGCTCATAAAAGAAAAGAAAGCCGATTGCCTCGTGAACGCCCCCTTAAGCAAAGAGGCGGTCTCGTCCGCGTTCCCGCGCATAAATTTCATAGGCCACACGGAATATATCGCGGACAAGTTCAAGACCGCGGATTTCGCGATGATGCTGATAGGCGGGCCGCTTAAAGTCACGCTCGTGACGAGGCATATACCGGTCCGTGCGGTGTCAAAGGCGGTGACGAAAGAAGAGATAATCAAGGCCATAAAATTGAGCCATGGGGTGCTTACCTGTTATTTCGGCATAGCCGAACCGAGGATAGGGGTCGCGAGCCTGAACCCCCACGGGGGAGAAGGCGGGAAAATAGGCACCGAGGAGATCAAAATAATAACCCCGGCGGTGAACGAAGCGAAGAGGCATTTTAAGAACATAATCGGCCCGGTTTCGTCAGAGGCGCTGTTTTACATGGCTTACCGCCGGAAGCTCGATTGCGTGGTCGCGATGTACCACGACCAGGGGCTTACGCCGCTTAAGATGATAGCGCGCGATACCAGCATAAACATCACGCTGGGCCTGCCGTTTGTCAGGACCTCGCCCGGCCACGGCACGGCATTCGATATAGCCGGAAAAGGGATAGCCAACCACAGGCCGTTGACCGAATCGGTAAAACTCGCCATAGATATATTCAAAAAAAAGAAGGGCTGA
- the rsmA gene encoding 16S rRNA (adenine(1518)-N(6)/adenine(1519)-N(6))-dimethyltransferase RsmA, with translation MFNASELKSVLKKYGLTPRKYLGQNYLVDSDVIEDIIEACRFSDTDWVMEIGAGLGAVTERLARHVKHVLAIEKDRGACVALGDILKGLTNVNIVCEDFLELDLERALAESPYKVKVVGNLPYYITSPIIEKLIAGRHNFESVFITIQKEVAERVCAKPGNKDYGSLSVFVQYYTKPRILLDIGKQAFYPEPEVDSSFIELAILQKPSVQANDEEKFFAVVKAGFGQRRKTLLNSLLSSEEIKLDKAGLAELLKKIGIDPNIRAEQLSLEEFARISNAL, from the coding sequence TTGTTTAACGCGTCCGAATTAAAATCCGTCCTGAAAAAATACGGGCTCACCCCGAGAAAATATCTCGGACAGAATTACCTGGTCGACAGCGATGTCATCGAGGATATAATAGAGGCATGCAGGTTCAGCGATACGGACTGGGTCATGGAAATAGGCGCGGGATTGGGCGCGGTCACGGAACGCCTCGCCCGCCATGTAAAGCATGTCCTGGCCATAGAGAAGGACAGGGGCGCCTGCGTGGCGCTCGGCGATATACTGAAGGGTCTCACCAACGTAAATATCGTCTGCGAAGATTTCCTTGAGCTTGATCTCGAGCGGGCGCTCGCCGAGTCGCCCTACAAGGTCAAGGTGGTAGGCAACCTCCCGTATTACATAACCTCGCCGATAATAGAGAAGTTGATCGCCGGCAGGCATAATTTTGAGTCGGTGTTCATAACGATCCAGAAGGAAGTCGCCGAGAGGGTGTGCGCAAAGCCGGGCAATAAAGATTACGGCTCGCTTTCTGTTTTTGTGCAGTACTACACCAAACCGCGCATATTGCTCGACATAGGCAAGCAGGCGTTTTATCCGGAGCCGGAAGTCGATTCGTCGTTCATCGAGCTCGCGATACTCCAGAAACCATCGGTCCAGGCCAACGACGAAGAGAAATTTTTCGCCGTCGTCAAAGCGGGCTTCGGCCAGCGCAGGAAGACGCTGCTTAATTCCCTTCTCTCGAGCGAGGAGATAAAACTCGATAAGGCCGGCCTGGCAGAGCTTCTTAAAAAGATCGGTATCGACCCGAATATCAGGGCCGAACAGCTCTCCCTCGAAGAATTCGCCCGCATCTCCAACGCCCTCTAA
- the gatC gene encoding Asp-tRNA(Asn)/Glu-tRNA(Gln) amidotransferase subunit GatC: MSEMEEKVRYVARLARIKLTDEEVGLFSRQLDGILGYVDKLNRKLDIQGKTLPMSHPHEASNSFRADEVKPSLPPEKVLANAPQKKGDFFKVPRIIEE, from the coding sequence ATGAGCGAAATGGAAGAGAAGGTAAGATATGTAGCGCGGTTGGCGAGGATAAAATTGACCGATGAAGAGGTCGGTTTATTCTCGCGCCAGCTGGACGGGATACTCGGTTATGTCGATAAGCTTAACCGGAAGCTCGACATACAGGGAAAGACCCTGCCGATGAGCCACCCGCACGAAGCTTCGAACAGCTTTAGGGCTGACGAGGTGAAACCGTCGCTTCCGCCCGAAAAAGTGCTTGCGAACGCCCCCCAGAAGAAAGGTGATTTCTTCAAGGTCCCGAGGATAATAGAAGAATAA
- the gatA gene encoding Asp-tRNA(Asn)/Glu-tRNA(Gln) amidotransferase subunit GatA — MDNLYSLTAGELLGLLDKKTINPEEIIESVYSRAQSVDKKIKGYLNLDREKALSRAKDLPSSGKLKGIPVAVKDNICVEGELTTCASKILRGFKPPYNATVIEKLKSEGAVIFGKTNMDEFAFGSSCENSSYFPTLNPWDTSRIPGGSSGGSAAVVSADEAIMAIGSDTGGSIRQPASLCGVVGMKPTYGRVSRYGLIAFASSLDQIGPFTKDIKDAALLLGVIAGFDEKDSTSVNVPVPDYASYLKNDVKGMKIGIPKEYFVEGMDKEVEASVREAIALLKGKGAQIVDVSLPHTEYAVAVYYILATAEASSNLARFDGVQYGYRCEDPANLLDMYERTRGEGFGAEAKRRIILGTYVLSSGYYDAYYLKAQKVRMLIKNDFEQVFKSGCDCILTPTSPTPAFKVGERSADPLSMYLSDIFTISVNLAGVPALSMPCGFTKGGLPIGMQLIGNFFEEGKIFNAAYAYESNTDWHKRSPKL; from the coding sequence ATGGACAATCTTTATTCCCTCACGGCAGGCGAACTCCTGGGCTTGCTGGATAAGAAGACTATAAACCCCGAAGAGATAATCGAATCGGTATATTCCCGCGCGCAGTCCGTCGACAAAAAGATAAAAGGCTATCTTAATCTCGACAGGGAGAAGGCCTTAAGCCGGGCGAAGGACCTTCCGTCTTCCGGAAAATTGAAAGGCATCCCGGTCGCCGTCAAAGACAATATCTGCGTCGAGGGCGAGCTTACTACCTGCGCCTCGAAGATACTCCGCGGTTTCAAGCCCCCGTATAACGCTACTGTCATCGAGAAATTAAAGTCCGAAGGCGCGGTGATCTTCGGCAAGACGAATATGGACGAATTTGCGTTCGGTTCTTCCTGCGAAAACTCCTCGTATTTCCCGACATTGAACCCGTGGGATACCTCGAGGATACCCGGCGGCTCGAGCGGCGGTTCGGCGGCGGTAGTCTCTGCCGACGAGGCGATAATGGCGATAGGTTCGGACACCGGAGGGTCGATAAGGCAACCTGCTTCGCTTTGCGGCGTCGTCGGGATGAAACCGACATACGGCAGGGTATCGCGGTATGGGCTCATCGCGTTCGCCTCAAGCCTTGACCAGATCGGGCCGTTCACAAAAGACATCAAAGACGCGGCGCTGTTGTTGGGCGTAATAGCCGGTTTCGACGAAAAAGATTCAACATCGGTAAATGTTCCCGTCCCTGATTATGCGTCTTATCTGAAAAATGACGTAAAAGGCATGAAGATCGGCATACCCAAAGAATATTTCGTGGAAGGGATGGATAAAGAGGTCGAGGCCTCGGTCAGGGAAGCGATAGCCCTCCTTAAAGGCAAAGGCGCGCAGATCGTCGACGTATCCCTGCCGCATACCGAATATGCCGTAGCGGTATATTATATACTCGCGACCGCGGAGGCATCGTCCAATCTCGCGCGTTTTGACGGGGTGCAATACGGTTATCGCTGTGAGGATCCCGCGAACCTCCTTGATATGTACGAGAGGACGCGGGGCGAAGGTTTCGGCGCGGAAGCGAAGAGGAGGATAATACTCGGCACATACGTCCTGTCTAGCGGATATTATGACGCTTATTATCTTAAGGCGCAAAAAGTCCGGATGCTTATAAAGAACGATTTTGAGCAGGTCTTTAAGAGCGGCTGCGACTGCATATTGACGCCGACCTCCCCGACACCGGCGTTCAAGGTCGGGGAGAGGTCCGCGGACCCGCTTTCGATGTACCTCTCGGACATATTTACGATATCGGTAAACCTCGCCGGCGTCCCGGCGTTATCCATGCCGTGCGGATTCACGAAGGGCGGCCTGCCGATAGGGATGCAGCTCATAGGGAATTTCTTCGAGGAAGGGAAGATATTCAACGCGGCCTACGCTTACGAGAGCAATACCGATTGGCACAAGAGGAGCCCAAAACTTTAA
- the gatB gene encoding Asp-tRNA(Asn)/Glu-tRNA(Gln) amidotransferase subunit GatB, translating to MAYEPVIGLEVHVQLKTVSKMFCGCTTGFGGAPNTHTCPVCLGFPGVLPVLNRRALTEAIRVALAVGCKVSDKVKFHRKNYFYPDLPKDYQISQYDEPLSENGRLKIKINGGEKTIKIKRVHMEEDAGKLIHEEGGDSSFVDFNRSGMPLLEIVSEPDINSPEEAYRYLTDLKLLLRYLEVSDCDMEKGSLRCDANISIRKKGGTGLGTKAEVKNMNSFKAVKSALEFEFERQSKCLEAGERIIQETRLWDTDKGVTVSMRSKEEAHDYRYFPEPDLVPFTLEAAMVENERKDLPELPEARKARFIGALSLTEYDAEVLTQDKDTADYFEECVKFYNKPKIVSNWLMGDVSGYLNAKNLSVRDSKLKPQALAGLLKEVDSGKISGKMAKDIVIEMLDTGKDASAIISEKGLAQISDTGELEKSAEEAIAENAKTAEDFLNGKDNALMFLVGQVMKKTKGKANPAVVNKILRDKLSKK from the coding sequence ATGGCGTACGAACCCGTCATAGGACTTGAGGTCCACGTCCAGCTTAAGACCGTATCAAAGATGTTCTGCGGCTGCACGACCGGATTCGGCGGCGCGCCGAACACCCATACGTGCCCGGTCTGCCTGGGTTTCCCTGGAGTGCTGCCGGTATTGAACCGCCGCGCGCTGACCGAGGCTATCAGGGTCGCGCTTGCCGTCGGCTGCAAAGTCTCCGATAAAGTCAAGTTCCACAGGAAAAATTATTTCTATCCGGACCTGCCGAAGGATTACCAGATATCGCAATACGACGAGCCGCTTTCCGAGAACGGCCGATTGAAGATAAAGATCAACGGCGGGGAAAAGACGATAAAGATAAAAAGGGTGCACATGGAAGAGGACGCGGGAAAGCTCATCCATGAAGAGGGCGGCGATTCAAGTTTTGTCGATTTCAACCGATCCGGGATGCCGCTCCTCGAGATAGTGAGCGAGCCGGATATAAATTCCCCGGAGGAGGCGTACCGGTACCTGACCGACCTGAAGCTGCTCCTGCGTTACCTTGAGGTATCGGACTGCGACATGGAAAAGGGCAGCCTGCGCTGCGACGCCAACATATCGATCAGGAAGAAAGGCGGGACCGGGCTCGGAACCAAGGCCGAGGTAAAGAACATGAATTCGTTCAAGGCCGTGAAGTCCGCGCTCGAGTTCGAGTTCGAAAGACAATCCAAATGCCTGGAGGCCGGCGAAAGGATAATCCAGGAGACGCGCCTCTGGGACACGGATAAAGGGGTGACCGTATCGATGCGCTCGAAAGAGGAAGCGCACGATTACAGGTATTTCCCCGAGCCTGACCTTGTCCCGTTCACGCTTGAGGCTGCGATGGTGGAAAATGAAAGAAAAGATCTCCCGGAACTGCCCGAAGCGAGGAAGGCGAGGTTCATCGGCGCGTTAAGCCTGACCGAATATGACGCCGAGGTCCTGACCCAGGATAAAGATACCGCCGATTATTTCGAGGAATGCGTCAAATTCTATAATAAGCCGAAGATCGTCTCGAACTGGCTTATGGGCGACGTCTCGGGATACCTGAACGCCAAGAATTTATCTGTCAGGGATTCGAAACTTAAGCCGCAGGCGCTTGCCGGCCTTTTGAAAGAGGTTGACTCCGGAAAGATAAGCGGCAAGATGGCGAAAGACATCGTCATCGAGATGCTCGATACCGGTAAGGACGCGTCCGCCATAATTTCGGAGAAGGGGCTCGCCCAGATCTCCGACACCGGCGAGCTCGAGAAGTCCGCCGAAGAGGCGATAGCGGAGAACGCGAAGACCGCGGAAGATTTCCTGAACGGCAAGGATAACGCGCTCATGTTCCTCGTCGGGCAGGTGATGAAGAAGACCAAAGGGAAGGCCAATCCCGCGGTCGTGAACAAGATATTAAGGGATAAACTTTCTAAAAAATGA
- a CDS encoding S41 family peptidase has protein sequence MRKIKFAVWLLAVFLALSTFLSAASTDTAKEQASQKAPPVAGKTQTAPAVKAAPDKEEDIYKQLELFSDTLSIVRSEYVDDVKTKTLIYGALKGMVQSLDKFSEFMDPESYAEMKVETEGEFGGIGIEIAIKDDLLTVIAPIDDTPAFKAGVKSGDRIVKIDKDITRGITLVEAVKKLRGKPGTPVTITVLRESESKVLDFSITRDTIKVKSIKNPRILEDKIGYIKLSIFQERSARDLEDALVELEKQGMDSLILDLRNDPGGLLNVAAEVSGKFLPAGEMIVYTKGRNNKQEMEFRAKNKKPRTDYPMVVLVDQGSASGSEIVAGALQDHKRAVLVGMKTFGKGSVQTVIPLTDGSAIRLTTSKYYTPNGRSIHGQGIIPDIVVEFKPVKKETAPKEDPDEVFEKLEEKPGKPSEKKEVYDNQLQTAVDAIKTMRIYKSSVVKK, from the coding sequence ATGCGTAAGATCAAGTTTGCAGTCTGGCTTTTGGCGGTATTTTTAGCGCTTTCAACTTTCCTTTCCGCGGCGTCGACGGATACTGCCAAGGAACAGGCGTCGCAAAAGGCCCCGCCTGTGGCGGGAAAGACCCAGACCGCCCCGGCGGTCAAGGCCGCGCCCGATAAGGAAGAGGACATTTATAAACAACTCGAGCTCTTCTCCGACACACTTTCTATCGTCCGCTCCGAATATGTCGATGACGTCAAGACGAAGACCCTGATATACGGGGCGCTCAAGGGCATGGTCCAGTCGCTCGACAAATTCAGCGAATTCATGGACCCGGAGTCTTATGCCGAGATGAAGGTCGAGACCGAGGGGGAATTCGGCGGGATCGGCATCGAGATAGCCATCAAGGACGACCTGCTTACGGTCATCGCGCCGATAGACGATACCCCGGCTTTCAAGGCGGGAGTAAAGTCCGGCGACAGGATAGTGAAGATAGATAAAGACATAACGCGCGGCATCACCCTGGTCGAGGCGGTGAAAAAGCTCCGCGGAAAACCCGGGACGCCCGTCACGATAACGGTCCTGCGCGAGAGCGAGAGCAAGGTCCTCGATTTCTCGATAACAAGGGATACCATCAAGGTGAAGTCGATAAAGAACCCGAGGATACTGGAAGACAAGATAGGATACATCAAGCTCAGCATATTCCAGGAGCGTTCGGCCAGGGACCTCGAGGACGCGCTGGTCGAACTCGAGAAACAGGGGATGGACAGCCTTATCCTTGACCTGAGGAACGACCCGGGCGGGCTTTTAAATGTCGCCGCCGAGGTCTCGGGCAAATTCCTCCCGGCCGGAGAGATGATAGTATATACCAAGGGCCGCAATAACAAGCAGGAGATGGAGTTCCGCGCGAAAAATAAAAAGCCCAGGACCGATTACCCGATGGTAGTGCTCGTCGACCAGGGTTCTGCCTCCGGTTCGGAGATAGTCGCCGGGGCTTTACAGGACCACAAGCGCGCCGTATTGGTGGGGATGAAGACTTTCGGAAAAGGATCGGTCCAGACCGTCATACCGCTTACCGACGGCTCGGCTATACGGCTTACCACGAGCAAATATTATACGCCTAACGGCCGTTCCATCCACGGACAGGGCATCATACCCGATATAGTTGTGGAATTTAAGCCGGTCAAGAAGGAGACCGCTCCTAAGGAGGATCCCGACGAGGTCTTCGAGAAACTTGAGGAAAAGCCCGGGAAGCCTTCGGAGAAGAAAGAGGTATATGACAACCAGCTCCAGACCGCAGTGGACGCGATAAAGACGATGAGGATATACAAGTCCTCCGTCGTTAAAAAATGA
- a CDS encoding divergent polysaccharide deacetylase family protein, translating to MSRINIRNIIVVIAAVICAVFLFNAAKDLFQDRTLDRILSAELAAGKVSSKDMVGKVKHVYLEKRYWVPDYFSFDDFERRLGKSLDKAGFKLLPVSKTVKESALKAAVPGGSKAPEGAKKEFREEASFLIAERPSSNPVFRLTLIRRIPAIPAPPAPKPPVIPAPPEVKPSPVTPRPKLAIVLDDWGYNTKNLDALLQLDMPLTVSVLPDLPYSTLIAQKAEERGFEVILHMPMEPKAKMRLELTTLRTDMSEKEIQAGFSKALQTVPGAAGVNNHEGSKATEDRRFMRVVFGELKKNNMFFLDSLVTNYSACERVARETGVRFVKRSVFLDNESDPAYIKKQFEKAMALAIKSGGAVAIGHDRPNTIAVLKEMVPIIASKGIEMVYVSNLAR from the coding sequence ATGAGCAGGATAAACATCCGCAATATTATAGTTGTCATAGCGGCGGTTATCTGCGCTGTCTTCCTGTTCAATGCCGCGAAGGACCTTTTCCAAGACAGGACGCTTGACCGCATCCTGTCCGCCGAACTCGCCGCCGGGAAGGTCTCCAGCAAGGACATGGTCGGTAAAGTAAAGCATGTCTACCTCGAAAAGAGATATTGGGTCCCGGATTATTTTTCCTTCGATGATTTCGAAAGGCGTCTCGGAAAGTCGCTCGACAAGGCCGGGTTTAAGTTACTGCCGGTCTCGAAGACGGTAAAGGAAAGCGCGCTAAAAGCCGCAGTCCCCGGAGGGAGCAAAGCCCCTGAGGGGGCCAAGAAAGAATTCAGGGAAGAGGCGTCTTTCCTGATCGCGGAACGCCCGTCGAGCAACCCCGTATTCCGCCTGACGCTTATCCGCAGGATCCCGGCCATCCCGGCGCCGCCGGCTCCGAAACCCCCGGTTATCCCGGCGCCCCCTGAAGTAAAACCGTCCCCGGTAACTCCGCGTCCGAAGCTGGCTATAGTGCTGGACGACTGGGGATACAACACGAAAAATCTCGACGCTCTCCTGCAGTTGGACATGCCTCTGACGGTTTCGGTCCTGCCCGACCTGCCGTATTCGACGCTCATCGCGCAAAAAGCGGAAGAGCGCGGTTTTGAGGTGATCCTGCACATGCCCATGGAACCTAAGGCCAAGATGAGGCTTGAGCTGACGACGCTTCGCACCGACATGAGCGAAAAAGAGATCCAGGCCGGGTTTTCCAAGGCCCTGCAGACAGTCCCCGGCGCGGCCGGGGTCAATAATCACGAGGGATCCAAGGCTACCGAGGACCGCAGGTTCATGAGGGTAGTGTTCGGCGAACTGAAGAAGAATAACATGTTTTTCCTCGACAGCCTCGTCACGAACTATTCCGCTTGCGAGCGGGTCGCGAGAGAGACCGGCGTTAGGTTCGTCAAGAGGTCGGTATTCCTCGATAATGAGAGCGATCCCGCCTACATAAAAAAGCAGTTCGAAAAGGCGATGGCCCTCGCGATAAAGAGCGGCGGCGCGGTAGCGATCGGGCACGACCGCCCTAACACCATAGCCGTTCTGAAAGAGATGGTCCCGATCATCGCGAGCAAGGGCATAGAGATGGTATACGTATCGAATTTGGCGAGGTAA
- the tsaD gene encoding tRNA (adenosine(37)-N6)-threonylcarbamoyltransferase complex transferase subunit TsaD encodes MLVLGIETSCDETGAGVVKDGNEVLSDAVASSLEFHKRYGGVVPEIATRYHLEVIDYVVKDSLRSAGKTLNDIDLVAVTQGPGLVGALLVGISFAKSLGYSLGIPVVGVNHLWAHIYSGLIGRTKVKFPIMGLVVSGGHTSLVLCEDIGKFRLLGQTRDDAVGEAFDKVAKILGLGYPGGPAIEKAALRGDPDAVRFTYPYMGDDSYDFSFSGMKTAVLYHVKGRKLTAAMKADIAASFQKAAVGAIVEKAVSACAAKKIGCLVVGGGVSANRILRDELTGAGERNGIEVIFPPMRLSLDNGAMIASTGYLLFKNGKRSGLSLTAEPDLGI; translated from the coding sequence ATGCTTGTCCTCGGCATCGAGACATCTTGCGATGAGACGGGTGCCGGCGTGGTAAAGGACGGCAACGAAGTGCTCTCCGACGCGGTAGCTTCTTCTCTCGAATTCCATAAGAGATACGGCGGTGTAGTCCCGGAGATAGCCACGCGCTACCATCTGGAAGTCATTGATTATGTGGTGAAGGATTCGCTCAGATCGGCCGGAAAAACGTTAAATGATATCGATCTCGTCGCGGTGACGCAGGGACCGGGACTGGTGGGCGCGCTCCTTGTCGGGATATCGTTCGCCAAATCCCTCGGTTATTCCCTCGGCATACCGGTCGTGGGCGTAAACCATCTCTGGGCGCATATCTACTCAGGGCTCATCGGCCGTACCAAGGTCAAATTTCCGATCATGGGCCTTGTCGTTTCCGGAGGCCATACCAGCCTCGTCCTTTGCGAAGATATAGGAAAATTCAGGTTGCTCGGCCAGACGAGGGACGACGCGGTAGGCGAGGCGTTCGACAAGGTCGCAAAGATACTCGGGCTTGGTTATCCGGGCGGGCCGGCGATCGAAAAGGCGGCGCTCCGCGGCGACCCGGACGCGGTCAGGTTTACTTACCCATATATGGGCGATGATTCATACGATTTTAGTTTCAGCGGGATGAAAACTGCGGTATTATATCATGTGAAGGGCCGGAAGCTTACCGCTGCAATGAAAGCGGATATCGCGGCGAGTTTCCAGAAGGCCGCTGTCGGAGCGATCGTCGAAAAAGCCGTATCGGCCTGCGCGGCAAAAAAGATAGGCTGCCTGGTCGTAGGCGGAGGCGTGAGCGCCAACAGGATATTAAGGGACGAGCTTACCGGCGCCGGCGAAAGGAACGGGATAGAAGTCATATTCCCGCCGATGCGGCTTTCGCTCGATAACGGCGCGATGATCGCCTCAACGGGTTACCTTTTATTCAAGAACGGGAAGAGGTCGGGACTGTCCCTGACCGCCGAACCGGATCTCGGCATCTAG
- a CDS encoding MgtC/SapB family protein, translating into MGLSEYDMIIRLCLAAILSGFIGYEREVHGRLAGLRTHILVGIGSTLIMLTSMHIFDIYRGVATPDPARIAAQVVSGIGFLGAGTIIRFKASVRGLTTAASLWTVAGLGLAVGAGLFIAATVTTILALSALFFLNRLERVMIRRDWYKSLEIDTKAGASQLQEIRSVLSEYDAEIKDFDVKRSSSSEDLIIKINVKLLTNEFDSEILSKIRELDGVKRAGWSSSVDS; encoded by the coding sequence ATGGGACTCAGCGAATACGACATGATAATCAGGCTGTGCCTGGCCGCGATATTAAGCGGGTTTATAGGATACGAGCGCGAGGTCCACGGGAGGTTGGCCGGCCTGAGGACACATATCCTCGTAGGTATCGGCTCGACCCTCATAATGCTTACCTCGATGCATATATTCGATATATACAGGGGAGTGGCGACCCCTGACCCTGCCCGCATCGCGGCGCAGGTCGTTAGCGGTATAGGTTTTCTCGGAGCCGGCACGATAATAAGGTTCAAGGCCTCGGTCCGCGGCCTTACTACCGCGGCAAGCCTCTGGACCGTCGCGGGCCTCGGCCTCGCGGTCGGCGCAGGCTTATTTATAGCGGCTACCGTTACGACGATCCTGGCGTTATCGGCCCTTTTCTTCCTCAACAGGCTGGAGAGGGTAATGATAAGGAGGGATTGGTATAAGTCCCTCGAGATAGACACAAAGGCCGGCGCCTCGCAGCTCCAGGAGATACGGTCGGTCCTTTCCGAGTATGACGCGGAGATAAAAGATTTCGACGTGAAAAGATCCTCGTCTTCCGAGGACCTCATCATAAAGATCAATGTCAAGCTTTTGACCAACGAATTCGATAGCGAGATATTGTCCAAGATCCGCGAACTGGACGGGGTCAAGAGAGCGGGTTGGTCGTCGTCGGTCGATTCATAA
- a CDS encoding polymer-forming cytoskeletal protein, producing the protein MLGKGRKVEEKVLDVDASMQGTMSFKDPVNLQINGRFEGTLDTKGTLTIGEKAFVSANIVGDEITIAGKVTGEVVAKKSLKLISPARVDGNIKTPLLEISKGAVLNGNCQMVSGGRASSQAAAELMEVEEVARYLEVDSSVVRDWAVSGKLPAIREGDRLHFDKAKIDEWIASERIK; encoded by the coding sequence ATGCTCGGCAAAGGAAGGAAAGTGGAAGAGAAGGTATTGGATGTCGATGCCAGCATGCAGGGAACGATGTCTTTCAAGGACCCGGTGAATCTGCAGATAAACGGGAGGTTTGAAGGCACGCTTGACACCAAGGGGACGCTTACTATAGGGGAGAAGGCGTTCGTGAGCGCGAACATCGTCGGAGACGAAATAACTATTGCGGGAAAAGTGACCGGCGAAGTGGTCGCGAAAAAATCCCTGAAGCTCATCTCCCCGGCGCGCGTCGACGGGAACATAAAGACGCCGCTGCTGGAGATAAGCAAGGGGGCCGTCCTGAACGGGAATTGCCAGATGGTCTCCGGAGGAAGGGCCTCGTCGCAGGCCGCGGCCGAACTGATGGAAGTGGAAGAGGTCGCCAGGTATCTCGAGGTCGATTCATCGGTGGTCAGGGATTGGGCGGTCAGCGGGAAGCTGCCCGCGATAAGGGAAGGTGACAGGCTGCATTTTGATAAAGCCAAGATAGATGAGTGGATCGCATCGGAACGAATTAAATAA
- a CDS encoding helix-turn-helix domain-containing protein — MSGSHRNELNKAFDAPAEKEKLISLHDAADILELSEEELRRFVAEGKIPAYRIGGEYLRFRKSQVEALRSRIRILKHQSVPILDIRPAQREEKKAGYSIFDRIRDFVYFNDFYILAFILIVLLVAFILLRR, encoded by the coding sequence ATGAGTGGATCGCATCGGAACGAATTAAATAAGGCATTCGACGCTCCGGCCGAAAAGGAGAAGCTTATAAGCCTCCATGACGCCGCGGATATCCTCGAGTTGAGCGAGGAGGAGCTGCGGCGTTTCGTCGCCGAAGGGAAGATCCCCGCTTACAGGATCGGCGGCGAATACCTGAGGTTCAGGAAGAGCCAGGTCGAGGCCTTGCGCAGCAGGATACGCATACTGAAGCACCAGTCGGTCCCGATACTCGACATCAGGCCGGCGCAGAGGGAAGAGAAGAAGGCCGGGTACTCGATATTCGACAGGATAAGGGATTTCGTATATTTTAACGATTTCTATATCCTCGCGTTCATTTTGATCGTCCTTTTAGTGGCGTTCATTCTCCTGAGAAGATAG